In the Arthrobacter sp. CDRTa11 genome, GGAAAAAGTGGAACCTGCACACCAAACTGACCATCCAGGTCTCCTTCATCCTGCTGGCCGCAGGAACAGTCCTCTGGGCGCTGATGGAGTGGGACAACGCACGGACCATCGGCCCCATGAACCTGGGCGACAAGATCACACACTCCCTCTTTGCCTCAGTCATGACAAGGTCAGGCGGGTTCAACCTCGTTGACCAGAACCACATGGAATCCACCACCATGCTGCTCACGGACGCCCTGATGTTCGCGGGCGGCGGCTCGGCCTCCACCGCGGGCGGCATCAAGGTCACCACCATTGCCGTGATGTTCCTGGCCATTGTTGCCGAGGCCCGCGGCGATTCCGACGTCCAGGTCTACGGCCGGACCATTCCGCAGGGCACCATGCGCGTGGCCATCTCCGTGATCGTGGCCGGCGCCACCCTTGTTTCCGTCTCCGCCTTCCTGCTTCTTCAGATCAGTGGCGCGTCGCTGGACCGGGTGCTGTTCGAAACCATTTCAGCCTTCGCCACCGTGGGGCTCAGCACAAACCTCAGTGCCGAGCTCCCGCCGACGGGCGTTTACGTCCTTACTGCCTTGATGTTCGCCGGCCGCGTGGGCACCGTTACCCTTGCAGCTGCGCTGGCGTTGCGACAGCGTAGCCAGCTGTACCACTACCCGGAAGAGAGGCCCATCATTGGCTAATTCCTCAGGCATCCCCAACCGCCCCGCCCACAATGCGCCGGTCCTGGTGATCGGGCTGGGCCGCTTTGGCTCCTCCACGGCTGAACAGCTCGTCAAGCAGGGCCGGGAAGTGCTCGCCATCGAACGCGACCGGACGCTGGTGCAGAAGTGGGCGCCGCTGCTGACACACGTGGTGGAGGCGGACGCCACCAACATCGATGCGCTGCGCCAGCTCGGCGCCCAGGAATTTACCTCGGCGGTGGTGGGAGTGGGCACGTCCATCGAGTCCTCAGTGCTGATCACCGTAAACCTGGTGGATCTGGGCATCGAGCACCTGTGGGTCAAGGCGATCACGCCGTCGCACGGCAAGATCCTGACCAGGATCGGCGCCAACCATGTGATCTACCCTGAGGCCGACGCCGGGGTCCGGGCGGCGCACCTGGTGTCCGGCCGCATGCTGGACTTCATCGAGTTCGACGACGACTTCGCGATCGTCAAAATGTACCCGCCGCGTGAAACAGTAGGTTTCACGCTGGACGAATCCAAGGTCCGCTCCAAATACGGAGTGACAATCGTCGGCGTTAAGTCACCCGGTGAGGACTTCACCTATGCGCGTCCGGAAACCAAGGTCTCGTCACGCGACATGCTGATTGTGTCCGGCCACGTTGACCTGCTGGAACGGTTCGCCGCCCGCCCCTAAGCGGTTCGGGTGGGCCCACGACCGCAGGGTTCCCTGGCCGAGCTTGCGAGGTCAGGGTGCGGTTGGGGACTAGCCCAGCTGGCGCGTGATCTCGGCAGCACGGTCGGCGGCAGCGCGGGCGCCCGCAGCGATGATCGAGGGAATCCCCTGCTCATCAAACGTGGCGATGGCGCGTTCGGTGGTGCCGTTGGGGCTGGTCACCGACTTTCGCAGCGCCGACGGGTCCGCACCCGGCTCGGCCAGCATAAAGCCCGCCCCCGCCACAGTTTCCCGGGCGAGGAGAAGCGACAGTTCCCGGTCAAGGCCCAGCTCAACGCCGGCGGCTGCCATGGCCTCGGCCAGGTAGAACGCGTAGGCCGGCCCCGAGCCGCTGATTGCCGACAGCGCATCCACCTGTTCCTCAGGCACCTCCACCACAGTGCCTGCCGGTTTGAGGATGTCCTTGGCCTTCTGCAGCTGTTCAGGGGTGCAGTTGCTGCCAGGCGATACGGAGACCACACCACGGCCGAGTTTTGCCGGAGTGTTGGGCATGGTACGGATTACCGGCTGACCGGGTGGCAGGGCGGCTTCCAGCTGCTCCAGCGAAACCGCTGCGGCCACGCTGATGACGATGGCATCCGGCGACAGCGAGCCGCTGATCTCCCGGGCCAGGTCAGCTATGCCTGCCGGTTTGACGCCCAGGATGACCACCCCTGAACCCTTGGCCGCCTGCCTGTTGTTTTCGGGTTCCTCCTCGCTGGCGATGGCGGTGATGCCATGGTGGCGCTGCGCCAGTTCGGCCGCCCGCTCCGCCCTTCGAACGGTGGCCACGATGTCGGCAGGGTCCACTCCACCTTCCACCAGGCCGGTCAGGATAGCTTCGTTCATGGATCCACAGCCAAGGAATGCGATTCGGTTACTCATGGTTCCATCATGGCAGTTCAGGCGCTGCGCTGACCAAACTGAAAGTGAACGGACGACGCCGGAACTGGCATTCGGCGATTCACAGCCGGCTCCCATGTTCATTGCAGGTTGCTCCCACGTTGGGCACCTAATGTAGTTATTACCTCATTGAGGGTGCGAGTGATGCGGCAAGCATGGGGATGTTTGCCCGAGGCGCCGGCAGTCTGCAGCAGGTTTTCCCCCCATTTTCCTGCTGCGGGCGCCGGCGCTTTCGCGTTAACCGGCCACCCTGGGGACCAGCAGCTGCCTCAGCTGGCCAGCGAGCCCTCCGGCGCAATCACATGCGGGGCCGGATGCAGGGGCCCGGAGAAGACCAGCTGGTCCAGCCGGCGCAGGATCAGCCCTTCACGCAGCGCCCACGGACAGATCTTGACCTTCTTGAACTTGAACAGCTCCAAAGCTGCTTCGGCCACCAATGCCCCTGCAAGGAGCTGGTTGGCGCGGGCTTCGGAGACGCCCGGCAGGTGCAGGCGGTCCTCGGATTTCATGGCGGAGATGCGCTGGGCCCAGACTCCCAAGTCGGTGGCGTTCAGCTCACGCTTGACGTACGGCCCGGCCGCACTGGGGGCTGCCCCCGCGATCCTGGCCAGGGACCGGAAAGTCTTCGATGTTCCGCCGACGAGGTTCGCCCGGCCCAGGCCGTCGAATTCGCGGACGGCGGGTTTCAGGGTGGCGCGGATGTAGCGGCGCAGCTCCTTGACGCTCTTGGCCGACGGCGGGTCCTCGGACAGCCAGTCCCGGGTTAGGCGGCTGGCGCCGAGCGGAACGGACGTGGCCACTTCCGGAAGCTCGTCCTGGCCGAAGGCCATTTCAAAGGAACCGCCGCCGATATCGAGGTTAAG is a window encoding:
- a CDS encoding potassium channel family protein; the encoded protein is MANSSGIPNRPAHNAPVLVIGLGRFGSSTAEQLVKQGREVLAIERDRTLVQKWAPLLTHVVEADATNIDALRQLGAQEFTSAVVGVGTSIESSVLITVNLVDLGIEHLWVKAITPSHGKILTRIGANHVIYPEADAGVRAAHLVSGRMLDFIEFDDDFAIVKMYPPRETVGFTLDESKVRSKYGVTIVGVKSPGEDFTYARPETKVSSRDMLIVSGHVDLLERFAARP
- the proC gene encoding pyrroline-5-carboxylate reductase is translated as MSNRIAFLGCGSMNEAILTGLVEGGVDPADIVATVRRAERAAELAQRHHGITAIASEEEPENNRQAAKGSGVVILGVKPAGIADLAREISGSLSPDAIVISVAAAVSLEQLEAALPPGQPVIRTMPNTPAKLGRGVVSVSPGSNCTPEQLQKAKDILKPAGTVVEVPEEQVDALSAISGSGPAYAFYLAEAMAAAGVELGLDRELSLLLARETVAGAGFMLAEPGADPSALRKSVTSPNGTTERAIATFDEQGIPSIIAAGARAAADRAAEITRQLG
- a CDS encoding Ppx/GppA phosphatase family protein, which encodes MRLGVLDIGSNTVHLLLVDAHPGARPVPFASHKRPLSLVQYLDDDGNITDAGQHELTEFVLEAWEFAAKHKAADLLAFCTSAIREATNGPAVLARVKHETTVTLQELTGSEEASMTFFAVRRWYGWGAGPILNLDIGGGSFEMAFGQDELPEVATSVPLGASRLTRDWLSEDPPSAKSVKELRRYIRATLKPAVREFDGLGRANLVGGTSKTFRSLARIAGAAPSAAGPYVKRELNATDLGVWAQRISAMKSEDRLHLPGVSEARANQLLAGALVAEAALELFKFKKVKICPWALREGLILRRLDQLVFSGPLHPAPHVIAPEGSLAS